The proteins below come from a single Zhouia spongiae genomic window:
- the uvrC gene encoding excinuclease ABC subunit UvrC — protein MSQASIELQLQTLPHNPGVYQFYDKQGKILYVGKAKNLKKRVSSYFHKEHDSGKTRVLVKKIVEIRHIVVPTETDALLLENNMIKKYQPRYNVMLKDDKTYPWICIKNERFPRVFSTRKLIRDGSEYFGPYTSVRTVRALLDLIKELYPLRTCNYDLSKEKIDAGKYKVCLEYHIGNCLGPCESFQSVGEYDEQIRAIREIVKGNFKESLQLFKKQMNQFAEALKFEEAQKIKEKLEVLENYQAKSTIVNPRITNVDVFTIVSDEAYGYVNFLQLSYGAIIRAHTIEMKKKLDETDMELLELAITELRQRFHSQSKEIYVPFIVDAGDGIKVTTPKVGDKKKLLELSERNARFYRQERFKQAKITDPDRHVNRLMSQMKNDLRLSEEPRYIECFDNSNIQGTNPVAACVVFKNGKPSKKDYRHFNIKTVDGPDDFASMEEVVYRRYKRLLDEGEPLPQLIVIDGGKGQLSSALKSLDALGLRGEIAIIGIAKRLEEIYYPGDSIPMYLDKKSETLKVIQYLRNEAHRFGITFHRQKRSNAAIDSELENIPGVGEKTAVQLLKEFKSVKRIKEASIEKLIAIVGVSKAQKIYEAFH, from the coding sequence ATGAGTCAAGCATCGATAGAACTTCAATTACAAACATTGCCCCATAATCCTGGGGTTTATCAGTTTTATGATAAACAAGGGAAGATCCTCTATGTCGGGAAAGCGAAAAATTTAAAAAAAAGAGTGTCCTCTTATTTTCATAAAGAGCATGATTCAGGAAAGACCCGCGTACTGGTAAAAAAGATCGTAGAAATCAGGCATATTGTGGTTCCTACAGAGACAGATGCGCTTTTGCTGGAAAATAATATGATCAAAAAGTACCAGCCACGTTACAACGTAATGTTGAAAGACGATAAAACGTATCCTTGGATATGCATTAAAAATGAGCGTTTTCCAAGGGTTTTTTCAACCCGGAAATTAATTCGCGACGGCTCAGAGTATTTTGGCCCCTATACGAGTGTAAGGACCGTTAGGGCTTTATTAGATCTTATTAAGGAGTTATATCCGCTTAGGACCTGTAACTACGACCTCTCTAAAGAAAAGATCGATGCCGGAAAATATAAAGTTTGTCTGGAGTATCATATCGGAAACTGCTTAGGACCCTGTGAAAGCTTTCAGTCTGTCGGGGAATATGATGAACAAATCCGGGCCATTCGGGAAATAGTGAAAGGTAACTTTAAAGAGTCCCTGCAACTTTTTAAAAAGCAAATGAACCAATTTGCAGAAGCTCTAAAGTTTGAAGAGGCCCAGAAAATCAAGGAAAAGCTGGAAGTGCTGGAGAATTATCAGGCAAAATCAACGATAGTTAACCCAAGAATAACCAATGTAGATGTTTTTACGATCGTTTCGGATGAGGCGTATGGGTATGTAAATTTTCTTCAGCTTTCATACGGGGCTATTATAAGAGCCCATACGATTGAGATGAAGAAGAAACTCGATGAAACCGATATGGAATTATTAGAGCTGGCTATTACAGAATTAAGACAACGCTTCCATTCACAGTCAAAAGAAATATATGTGCCTTTTATTGTTGATGCCGGCGACGGGATAAAAGTAACGACACCTAAAGTCGGAGATAAAAAGAAGCTTTTGGAATTGTCTGAGCGCAATGCCAGGTTCTACAGACAGGAGCGCTTTAAACAAGCTAAGATAACGGATCCTGACCGTCATGTCAATCGACTGATGTCGCAGATGAAGAATGACCTTAGGTTGTCTGAAGAACCGAGGTATATTGAATGTTTTGATAACTCAAATATTCAAGGGACAAATCCGGTGGCGGCATGTGTGGTTTTCAAAAACGGAAAACCCAGTAAGAAAGATTACAGGCATTTTAATATTAAAACGGTAGACGGCCCGGATGATTTTGCCTCGATGGAAGAAGTAGTATACCGCAGGTATAAAAGGCTGTTGGATGAAGGGGAGCCGCTTCCTCAGTTAATTGTGATAGACGGAGGTAAAGGGCAGCTTTCATCAGCTTTAAAAAGCCTTGATGCTCTCGGTCTCAGAGGGGAAATAGCCATAATCGGAATTGCTAAACGTCTGGAGGAAATCTACTATCCCGGAGATTCCATTCCTATGTACCTGGATAAGAAGTCGGAAACCCTTAAGGTAATCCAGTACCTGAGGAATGAGGCACACCGGTTCGGGATTACATTTCACAGACAAAAACGAAGTAATGCTGCTATTGATTCCGAACTCGAAAACATACCCGGAGTGGGAGAAAAAACAGCAGTTCAGTTGTTAAAAGAATTTAAATCCGTTAAGCGGATTAAAGAAGCTTCCATAGAAAAGTTAATTGCAATTGTGGGGGTATCAAAAGCACAGAAAATATATGAGGCTTTTCACTAA
- a CDS encoding 5-formyltetrahydrofolate cyclo-ligase has product MFKTDLREKYKTLRSLLSTDDIDSFSINIANNVLKLPVWDKTYYHIFLTIEEQKEIDTSFLLSILHGKDKEVVISKSNFNDYTLSHYLLTENTRLKKNRYNIPEPVDGLEVPVKKIDVVFIPLLAFDKKGNRVGYGKGFYDKFLSECKEDTVKIGLSFFEPDDLIEDTNENDIQIDYCITPENIYSFR; this is encoded by the coding sequence ATGTTCAAAACCGATCTCAGAGAAAAATATAAAACTTTAAGAAGTCTATTATCTACAGATGATATTGATTCATTCAGTATCAATATAGCCAACAATGTGCTTAAATTGCCCGTATGGGACAAAACTTATTATCATATATTCTTAACCATCGAAGAACAAAAAGAAATAGACACCTCTTTTTTACTGAGTATCTTACACGGTAAGGACAAAGAAGTCGTTATTTCTAAAAGCAATTTTAACGACTACACTCTTTCTCATTACCTGTTAACTGAAAATACCCGTTTAAAAAAGAACCGGTACAACATCCCAGAACCCGTTGACGGACTCGAAGTCCCCGTAAAAAAAATAGACGTGGTATTTATTCCGCTTTTAGCTTTTGACAAAAAAGGGAACAGGGTCGGATACGGAAAAGGGTTTTATGACAAGTTCCTCTCGGAGTGCAAAGAGGACACCGTAAAGATCGGCCTCTCCTTTTTTGAACCGGATGACCTGATTGAAGACACTAACGAAAACGATATACAAATCGATTATTGCATCACTCCTGAAAACATCTATTCTTTCCGTTAA
- a CDS encoding lipoprotein signal peptidase, producing MSLKKSIFIIVLVLLVDQISKIYVKTNFVLGEYVEVFSWFKILFVENEGAAWGTKLSDIFPFVSDEIAKLSLTVFRIFAICGIGYWLYDSVRKNSPRILIVSIALIFAGAFGNIIDSVFYGMIFNDSYGQVAAMFADEPYGSLFHGKVVDMLYFPMIDTTLPGWMPFVGGNHFRFFEPVFNIADTSISFGVGILLVFNKRAFPKKED from the coding sequence ATGTCGTTAAAAAAGTCTATTTTCATTATAGTATTGGTTCTCTTGGTAGACCAGATCTCAAAAATATATGTAAAAACAAATTTTGTTTTAGGGGAATATGTAGAAGTATTTAGTTGGTTTAAGATTCTTTTTGTAGAGAATGAAGGAGCTGCCTGGGGTACTAAATTGAGTGATATCTTTCCTTTTGTATCAGATGAGATAGCCAAATTGTCGTTAACAGTATTCAGGATCTTTGCGATTTGTGGAATAGGTTACTGGCTGTATGACAGTGTCAGGAAAAATAGTCCCAGAATATTAATAGTTTCTATTGCATTGATTTTTGCGGGAGCCTTCGGGAATATTATAGATTCCGTGTTTTACGGGATGATCTTTAATGACAGCTACGGACAGGTAGCAGCGATGTTTGCTGACGAGCCTTACGGTAGTTTGTTTCATGGGAAGGTGGTAGATATGTTATATTTTCCTATGATTGACACTACGTTACCCGGGTGGATGCCTTTTGTGGGAGGAAACCATTTCAGGTTCTTTGAACCTGTTTTTAATATAGCCGATACCTCGATAAGTTTCGGAGTAGGGATATTGCTGGTATTTAATAAAAGAGCATTTCCTAAAAAAGAAGATTAA
- a CDS encoding TraR/DksA family transcriptional regulator has product MSTDVKVRYSDKELEEFRAIIESKIEKAKQDLDLLKSAYMNDGNNGTDDTSPTFKAFEEGSETMSKEANSQLAIRQEKFIRDLKNALVRIENKTYGICRVTGKLINKERLKLVPHATLSIEAKNMQKS; this is encoded by the coding sequence ATGAGCACAGACGTTAAAGTAAGATACTCTGATAAGGAGCTAGAAGAATTCAGGGCTATAATCGAATCTAAGATCGAGAAAGCCAAACAAGATCTAGATCTTTTAAAAAGTGCCTATATGAACGACGGAAACAATGGTACTGACGACACCTCTCCTACGTTTAAGGCATTTGAAGAAGGGTCTGAGACTATGAGTAAAGAAGCAAACTCTCAGTTAGCTATCCGTCAGGAAAAGTTTATAAGGGATTTAAAGAATGCTTTGGTACGTATTGAAAATAAAACATACGGGATTTGTAGGGTTACAGGAAAACTTATTAATAAGGAACGGTTAAAGTTGGTTCCTCATGCAACTTTAAGCATCGAAGCAAAAAATATGCAAAAGAGTTAA